ACGACCATAGGCAGCGCCGAAACTCACGCCACCCGCCGGAACGACTTTGAGGAAATAATCATCTCCGAGGATTTTCTTTTCCTTGTCGCCAACTTGGTAGAACAGGTCATCCGTGTTCGCCATGTACGAGCCAGCCCAAACACCGAAGTAAGGCTGGATCTCGCTGGACACGCGTTCTTCGTCCCACGCACGGACCTGCGAAGGGATCGCACAGAGGACGGCCATCGCGGCGGCAAGCCGAGTCGCAAGTCCGGAAGTCAGGCGGTAGCGCATGCAAATTCTCCTGAGGAACCGTGAGTCTGAATCTTCATAATACGATGTCTTATCAGAACTTGCGAGGGTTTCTGCCAAATTTCGGGAGTCCTTTGTTTCAACGACTCGCGCTGTCACCTCCTGTTTGCCCCCCACCCCGCAGCCGCTCCTTGGCTCGGCGGGCCAGTTCCGCCTCCCCGCGCACCAGGTGCCAAGTGGCCATCCGTTCCAGCAAATCCCTCGATCCGGCCTCGTTGAGGGTGATCGCCCTGTCCAATGCCTGGTAAGCCTCCTCGGCGCTTTCCGCGCGCCAAGCCGCCTGCCCCAGCGCCTTCCAGAGGCGTCCTTCTTTGGGCAAGGTCCGCGTGGATTGGCGCAAAACCGCGACCGCCGTGGCGTCCGATCCCTCGCGCTGGAGGATTCGCGCCAGCAAAAGCCACGAGCTGACACGGCTGGAATCCAGCGCCAAGGCCTGCTGGGCGCTTTGCCTGGCCTGGTCCCATTGGCGGGTGCGCTCCCACAAGGCCGCTCGGGTGATCCATTGGGTGGCGCTGGTATCGGTTCCCACTTCCGCCCAACGTTGCAAGGCCAGCCGAGCCGTCAGGGTATCCCCGGCCTGAAGCTGGGCCCTCACCAGGCCTTCGTGGGCGCTGGCGCGCGCAGAATCCGCCCGCAGAGCCTTGGCAAACCATTCGATCCCGCCCACGGCGTCGTTTTGGGTCAGGCGAATTTCACCCAGTCGCTCGGCGGGGAGTGGGTCTTTTTGATCCAGTTCCCACAGTTGCTCGTATTGGGCCACGGCGGCTCCCACTTGGCCGTCTTCTTCCGAGAGGATG
This DNA window, taken from Fibrobacterota bacterium, encodes the following:
- a CDS encoding tetratricopeptide repeat protein, translating into MAAFSILLAILSSAPVDLFTKAGIAYDSGRIEEASNLYKLAGRRGEQPAIAWFNYGNCQARLKHRGEAAAAWRKALEWAPRFKRARLNLAILSEEDGQVGAAVAQYEQLWELDQKDPLPAERLGEIRLTQNDAVGGIEWFAKALRADSARASAHEGLVRAQLQAGDTLTARLALQRWAEVGTDTSATQWITRAALWERTRQWDQARQSAQQALALDSSRVSSWLLLARILQREGSDATAVAVLRQSTRTLPKEGRLWKALGQAAWRAESAEEAYQALDRAITLNEAGSRDLLERMATWHLVRGEAELARRAKERLRGGGQTGGDSASR